In Chengkuizengella sediminis, a single window of DNA contains:
- a CDS encoding M14 family zinc carboxypeptidase: protein MKKNSMILMLCLVLIGSFFGTGQLAQAVGEGPNYNGNETIQNERLHSYDEMVDFLEKVEKRSDEMILEVYGQSIKGRDLYLAKFGENEENPTVLFLTQQHGNEALTTESALEVIKYLTNNSKEVKTILENVNILIAPRLNVDGAEGDVNFSLEDYVSGTHTRYNADGFDLNRDHVNRNQLETKALHENVIQKYEPDYMIDFHHQGTQTTLGDTDEYVSGSILYPTNEGVDSEVRERSKQLGAIVYNAVDAKGYGLLSKYRGGTAPTISRNGLALEYGIATLLFEMRGMADHYYEPYVLGQKSNGYLIQQGVTAMKAVLESFVDDSIETVDTSFWDTLPLSGSKGEEYEDEH, encoded by the coding sequence ATGAAAAAGAATAGTATGATTTTGATGTTATGTTTAGTATTAATAGGTTCATTTTTTGGAACAGGTCAATTAGCACAAGCAGTAGGAGAGGGTCCTAACTATAATGGAAATGAAACAATCCAAAATGAACGTCTTCACTCTTATGATGAAATGGTAGATTTCCTTGAAAAAGTGGAAAAAAGGTCTGATGAGATGATCCTTGAAGTATACGGTCAATCGATAAAAGGGAGGGATTTATATTTAGCTAAATTTGGAGAGAATGAGGAGAATCCTACAGTTTTATTCCTCACACAACAGCATGGAAATGAAGCACTTACAACAGAATCAGCACTTGAAGTCATTAAATATTTAACAAATAACAGTAAAGAAGTAAAAACTATTTTAGAAAATGTAAATATTTTAATTGCACCTCGCTTAAATGTGGATGGTGCAGAAGGAGATGTGAATTTTTCATTAGAGGATTACGTATCAGGAACACATACACGTTATAACGCAGATGGATTTGACTTAAATAGAGATCATGTAAATCGAAATCAACTAGAGACTAAAGCACTTCATGAAAATGTGATTCAAAAGTATGAACCAGACTATATGATTGATTTCCATCATCAAGGTACACAAACGACACTAGGAGATACAGATGAATATGTTTCTGGATCGATTTTATACCCTACGAATGAAGGTGTGGATTCTGAAGTGAGAGAACGTTCCAAACAATTAGGAGCAATAGTGTATAATGCGGTTGATGCAAAAGGATATGGTTTATTATCTAAGTATCGTGGAGGAACCGCACCAACGATCAGTCGTAACGGTCTTGCTTTGGAATATGGGATTGCGACACTACTATTTGAAATGAGAGGGATGGCAGATCACTATTATGAACCATATGTTTTAGGTCAAAAAAGTAATGGGTATCTCATTCAACAAGGTGTGACGGCAATGAAAGCGGTACTTGAATCATTTGTAGATGATTCCATCGAAACCGTGGATACTTCTTTTTGGGATACGCTTCCTTTGAGTGGTTCTAAAGGGGAAGAGTATGAGGATGAGCATTAA
- a CDS encoding sigma-70 family RNA polymerase sigma factor → MTTEQQFKQIFKANYSLVVNKINQILSDRAIAEDLAQDVFMQLYNTNWNEIENIPAWLRKSAAYASYNHIRSEKRESERIKKESTSIQETIASSEDQFLHKDEVSNVQAILETMDDRERNLLLMKYSGFSYKEVAHTLGITQTSIGKLLSRARNKFSDLYEQKRGGE, encoded by the coding sequence GTGACAACGGAACAACAGTTTAAGCAAATATTTAAAGCCAACTATTCTCTGGTTGTAAATAAAATTAATCAAATTTTAAGTGATCGAGCCATCGCTGAAGACCTTGCTCAGGATGTGTTTATGCAATTATATAACACCAATTGGAATGAAATAGAGAATATACCTGCATGGTTAAGAAAATCAGCAGCCTATGCATCATACAATCATATTCGCTCGGAGAAGAGAGAGTCGGAACGAATCAAAAAAGAATCAACGAGTATACAGGAAACGATCGCTTCCTCAGAAGATCAATTTCTGCATAAGGATGAAGTATCCAATGTACAAGCTATTCTTGAAACGATGGATGATCGAGAACGAAATTTATTATTAATGAAATACTCTGGTTTTAGCTACAAAGAGGTTGCTCATACGCTAGGTATTACTCAGACTTCTATAGGGAAGCTTCTCTCAAGAGCAAGAAATAAATTTAGTGATTTATATGAGCAAAAAAGGGGGGGAGAATGA
- a CDS encoding anti-sigma factor, with amino-acid sequence MECCNEQFLQSYLDNELNGEQSEEFEQHLNTCERCKRELDELHTFNEWMEENIEKNTSQIKFEEEEIDAAWNRFEEKLAEQSQISKQENIVHVENYVAKRERKSTAFYKKWVVAASFIVIAASMLAIPQINSGAKAFFSYVQENIFNYTLEYDTESKVIRDVAGNLIVYFEAGQIYDAKDNPISVEEYKRIIASYGGMNIPYNEDDFTLYDDALIRGIDIKGKSEAEIRKAVEEDRMVSLINFEAESIGMELEGETESELRKDFSEKLERTVNEAIENGIQNLKKAYQLDPEIYHNIGIDLTNKTDEEIKIEMYEFLVNGSIDIPYYNKDDLKTNIKVTTPARSVAVQFFGNDVLQADRILTESKELGLDIDGMIISEISDLVNQTKHP; translated from the coding sequence ATGGAATGTTGCAACGAGCAATTTTTACAGTCCTATTTAGACAACGAATTAAATGGGGAACAAAGTGAAGAGTTTGAACAACATTTAAACACTTGTGAGAGATGTAAACGTGAGTTAGATGAATTGCATACTTTTAATGAATGGATGGAGGAAAACATAGAGAAGAATACATCTCAAATTAAATTTGAAGAAGAAGAAATTGATGCGGCATGGAATCGTTTTGAAGAGAAATTAGCTGAACAATCACAAATATCAAAACAGGAGAACATTGTTCATGTAGAAAACTATGTTGCGAAAAGGGAAAGAAAATCAACCGCTTTTTATAAAAAATGGGTAGTGGCTGCTTCTTTCATTGTTATTGCTGCAAGCATGTTAGCTATTCCTCAAATCAATTCAGGAGCAAAAGCCTTTTTCTCATATGTACAAGAGAACATATTCAATTACACCCTTGAGTATGATACGGAGTCAAAAGTGATACGGGATGTAGCAGGTAATCTTATCGTTTATTTTGAAGCGGGTCAAATATACGATGCAAAAGATAATCCAATTAGTGTAGAAGAATATAAACGAATCATTGCAAGCTATGGTGGTATGAATATTCCATACAATGAGGATGACTTTACATTATATGACGATGCGCTGATCAGAGGGATAGATATCAAAGGTAAATCTGAAGCAGAGATTCGTAAAGCTGTTGAAGAAGACAGAATGGTTTCATTGATTAATTTTGAAGCGGAGAGCATTGGTATGGAGTTAGAAGGAGAGACCGAGTCAGAGTTAAGGAAAGATTTTAGTGAGAAATTAGAACGCACTGTGAATGAAGCTATTGAAAATGGGATTCAAAACTTGAAGAAAGCTTACCAACTTGATCCTGAAATTTATCACAATATAGGGATAGATTTAACAAATAAAACGGATGAAGAAATAAAAATAGAAATGTATGAATTCCTTGTTAATGGGAGTATAGACATTCCATACTACAATAAAGATGATTTAAAAACTAATATTAAGGTGACTACACCAGCCCGATCGGTAGCAGTACAGTTTTTTGGTAACGATGTTTTACAAGCTGATAGAATCTTAACTGAATCAAAAGAACTAGGTCTTGATATAGATGGGATGATTATATCTGAAATCTCAGATTTAGTTAATCAAACAAAGCACCCATAA
- a CDS encoding isochorismatase family protein encodes MYGPESNDLVLQLRKHGISKVILAGMSANLCIESHLRELLENGFEVAVIYDATAGASIDGLNGYEAALVNFKMIANAVWSTDEVVGQIKKIK; translated from the coding sequence ATTTATGGTCCTGAATCGAATGATTTAGTTTTACAGTTAAGAAAACATGGCATATCAAAAGTAATATTAGCAGGAATGTCAGCCAATCTATGTATTGAGTCACATTTACGTGAGCTGCTTGAAAATGGATTTGAGGTAGCTGTCATTTACGATGCTACAGCTGGGGCTAGTATAGATGGGTTAAATGGTTACGAAGCGGCTTTGGTTAATTTTAAAATGATAGCAAATGCTGTGTGGAGTACTGATGAAGTTGTTGGACAAATAAAAAAGATAAAATAA